A part of Rhinolophus ferrumequinum isolate MPI-CBG mRhiFer1 chromosome 11, mRhiFer1_v1.p, whole genome shotgun sequence genomic DNA contains:
- the LOC117029865 gene encoding LOW QUALITY PROTEIN: uncharacterized protein LOC117029865 (The sequence of the model RefSeq protein was modified relative to this genomic sequence to represent the inferred CDS: inserted 2 bases in 1 codon; substituted 1 base at 1 genomic stop codon), with translation MAMEKGVPFRFPLWDXRKRRSKPHXAARGRDKARGHGAQGQAGVSGFLKLQPESRGAQILREKMWMPWNGLIVIGKRIELLGRNTQKPRMWDPKIESEYWGLEDVKKTILKETAGLSQGRMGVKLQQSAANALQASAGLGKDNPKEVGKQEFNKIGTESESAGTTTGSRRGSGFKERSRFTWGGTSGEDMRSRGYKLGQNKDELRSSGEKLVEKKLSGEKLRSSGEELVFKEEKLGTSEEDLRSTGDEIQSSAKKLGPSRQKLGTSGEKLKGSKMGSINEEQIERVVEVTGNESNKMTDAEMEIPFERMEGNDEKLEGAEKVVEDVLGGVSSTDESVSMEEKEVIDEGIGE, from the exons ATGGCTATGGAGAAAGGGGTTCCGTTTAGATTTCCACTCTGGGACTAGAGGAAGCGGCGGAGTAAGCCACA GGCTGCGAGGGGGCGCGACAAGGCCCGCGGCCACGGCGCCCAAGGCCAGGCTGGGGTCAGTGGGTTTTTGAAACTGCAGCCAGAAAGCAGAGGGGCACAGATATTGCGAGAAAAAATGTGGATGCCCTGGAACGGGCTCATCGTGATTGGGAAGAGAATAGAGCTCCTGGGtagaaacacacaaaaacctaGAATGTGGGACCCGAAGATTGAGTCTGAGTACTGGGGACTGGAAGATGTGAAAAAGACGATCTTGAAAGAGACGGCAGGCCTGAGTCAGGGAAGGATGGGTGTGAAGCTACAGCAGAGTGCAGCAAATGCATTACAGGCTTCAGCAGGTTTGGGGAAAGACAACCCAAAGGAAGTGGGAAAGcaagaatttaacaaaattggGACTGAATCCGAGAGTGCAGGGACTACAACGGGGTCTAGGAGGGGGTCTGGGTTTAAAGAGAGGTCGAGGTTTACTTGGGGGGGGACCAGTGGAGAGGACATGAGATCCAGAGGATATAAACTAGGGCAGAATAAAGATGAACTGAGGTCAAGTGGAGAGAAGTTGGTTGAAAAGAAGCTAAGTGGAGAGAAGCTGAGGTCAAGTGGAGAGGAGCTGGTGTTCAAGGAAGAGAAGCTGGGGACTAGTGAAGAAGATTTGAGATCTACTGGAGATGAAATACAGTCAAGTGCAAAGAAGCTTGGACCCAGTAGGCAGAAGCTGGGCACTAGTGGAGAGAAGTTGAAGGGTTCAAAAATGGGGAGCATAAATGAAGAGCAAATTGAAAGAGTGGTAGAAGTTACTGgtaatgaaagtaataaaatgacTGATGCTGAGATGGAAATTCCTTTTGAAAGGATGGAAGGGAATGATGAAAAATTAGAAGGGGCTGAGAAAGTGGTAGAAGATGTCTTGGGTGGAGTGAGTAGTACTGATGAATCTGTTTCTATGGAAGAGAAAGAGGTTATAGATGAAGGTATTGGTGAATGA